A segment of the Xenorhabdus bovienii SS-2004 genome:
ACGAAGGTGATAGAGCGGAGCAGTTCCAATTTAACATCGGCGGCACTTGGTAGTAATTAATCGTTTTTGGCGGAAAATCGCCTTATTACTAGATAAGGTGATTGTTAATTTTCCAACATGTAAAAAATAGCGTGGGTCAAAGGAGTTTATAGTGAAAAAAGTATTGTGTGCGGCAAGCTTTGGTATCGCATTAGCTTTCTCTGCGGGTGTTCAGGCAGCGGACAAAATCGGAGTCGTGAATGTTGGTGAAATCATCCAAAAGTTACCGGCTCGTGAAGCTGCTGTAAAACAGTTGGATAGCGAATTTAAAGGCCGTATATCCGAGTTGCAGAGTATGGAAGCTGATATGCAGACCAAGGTGCAGAAACTTCAGCGTGATGGTTCAACCATGAAAGCCAGCGAACGCACAAAATTAGAGAAAGAAGTGATGGCACAGCGTAACGACTATGCCCAGAAGGCGCAGTCTCTTGATAACGATAGCCGTCGCCGCCAGATGGAAGAGCAGAACAAACTCCTGACGCGTATTCACGATGCCGTTAAAGTGGTTGCAGGTAAAGAAGGTTACGACGTTGTTCTTGATGCTAATACCGTATTATATTCCGTATCGGGTAAAGACATTACCGCAGATGTACTGAAGCAGGTTAAATAAGTAGATGGTTTCAATTCGATTAGCTGATCTCGCTCAGCAGTTGAATGCGCAATTACATGGTGATGGCGATATCGTCATCACCAGCATTGCGCCAATGTATTCAGCAAATAGCGAACAAATTACATTTTTATCTGACAGCCGTTACACTGACAAACTTGCAGAATGTCAGGCAGCGGCTGTTGTGCTGCGTGAATCTGATCTTACTCATTGTAAGGTCGCTGCACTGGTTGTTGATAATCCTTATCTTGCCTATGCACGTATGGCACAAATCATGGATACGACGCCACAACCTGCGCAGGATATTCATCCATCAGCCGTGATATTTTCTGAAGTGCAATTGGGAAAAAATGTGGCGGTTGGTGCAAATGCTGTTGTCGAATCTGGCGTTATTCTGGGTGACAATGTCATTGTCGGTGCGGGTTGCTTTATTGGCAAAAATACGCGTATTGGTGCAGGAACCCGCCTTTGGGCCAATGTATCGGTATACCATAACGTTGAAATTGGCGAACAGTGCCTTATTCAGTCAGGCACTGTGATCGGGTCGGATGGTTTTGGCTATGCCAATGACCGTGGCAACTGGATTAAAATTCCACAGTTAGGCTCAGTGGTCATCGGTGACCGCGTTGAAATCGGTGCTTCTACGACTATCGATCGCGGAGCGCTGGATAACACAGTTATCGGTAATGGTGTTATCATTGACAACCAGTGCCAAATCGCTCACAACGTCATAATTGGTGACAACACAGCCGTGGCTGGTGGTGTCACTATGGCGGGTAGCCTGAAAATTGGTCGTTATTGTATGATTGGTGGAGCCAGCGTCATTAATGGGCATATAGAAATCTGTGATAAAGTGACCGTGACTGGTATGGGCATGGTGATGCGTCCAATTACAGAGCCTGGTGTATACTCGTCTGGTATCCCATTACAACCGAACAAAGTTTGGCGTAAAACTGCTGCTTTAGTCATGAATATCAATGAAATGAATAAACGGCTTAAATCTGTAGAACGCCAGCGTGAAGGTGAAAACGAGTAATCATACAAACGTTTTTTGGTTGTGTTTTTATTTTTTGCGGCCTGCCTGATAACTCTGCATTTGGAGTTAACGCAGGCCGTGTCGTTAATACTATGATTCTTATATAGACAGGAAGAGTATTTAGATGAGTGATAATCGTACTCTGCAAATTGAAGAGATTTTGGATTTGCTACCTCACCGCTACCCGTTTTTGCTGGTAGACCGTGTTTTGGATTTTGAGGAAGGTAAATTTCTACGCGCAGTCAAAAATGTATCATTTAATGAACCATTCTTTCAGGGGCATTTTCCGGGTAAGCCAATTTTTCCAGGCGTCCTGATCCTTGAAGCAATGGCTCAGGCAACCGGAATTCTGGCATTCAAAAGCGTTGGCTCGCTGGCTCCGGGTGAGTTGTATTACTTTGCCGCTATCGATGGCGCTCGTTTCAAGCGTCCGGTTCTGCCAGGTGATCAAATGGTTCTGGAAGTTGAATTTATTAAAGAACGTCGCGGTGTTGCGCGTTTTAAGGGCGTAGCAAAAGTCGATGGAGAAGTGGCTTGCGAAGCTGAAATGATGTGTGCTCGCCGTCGTGAGGCTTAATATATGATTGATCAAACTGCTGTTATTCATCCCTCGTCCATTGTTGAAGAGGGTGCAGTTATTGGTGGCAATGTCCGTATTGGCCCATTTTGCTATATCGGTTCTCAGGTTGAGATCGGTGAAGGGACTGAAGTTAAATCCCATGTTGTGATCAACGGGATCACCAAAATTGGCCGTGATAACCAGATTTATCAATTTGCCTCTATTGGTGAAGTAAATCAGGATCTCAAATATCAGGGTGAGCCGACTCGCGTTGAGATCGGTGATCGTAACCGTATTCGTGAAAGCGCATCGATTCATCGTGGCACCGTTCAGGGTGGCGGTTTGACTAAAATTGGCAGTGACAATCTGCTGATGATTAACACCCACATTGCCCATGATTGCATGATTGGTGATCGCTGTATCATTGCGAATAACGGCACGCTGGGTGGGCATGTCATTCTGGGCGATTACGTCATTATCGGTGGAATGACAGCTGTCCATCAATTCTGTCAGATTGGCTCTCATGTTATGGTAGGCGGTTGCTCTGGTGTTGCGCAGGATGTCCCGCCTTATGTCATTGCACAGGGAAACCATGCCACACCTTTCGGGTTGAATATTGAAGGCTTGAAGCGCCGTGGATTTGATAAAGAATCGCTGCATGCAATCCGTAATGCCTATAAAGCGCTTTACCGTAGCGGAAGAACGCTGGAAGAAGCCAGAATAGAAATTGAGCTTCAGACGGCAAATAACCCACATGTGAAAGCATTCAGTGATTTTCTGGAAAATTCAGCAAAATCCAGCCGTGGCATCATTCGTTAAGTAGATGAAGGATACTCCTTTGGCTACCTTCTCTTCTGTTAACAATCAGCGCCCGCTGACAATTGCTTTGGTTGCCGGAGAAACGTCCGGTGACATTCTTGGAGCCGGGCTGATTCGCGCATTGAAAGCTCAAATTCCTGATGCTCACTTTGTGGGTGTTGCTGGCCCTCTTATGCAGGCGGAAGGTTGTGAAGCCTGGTATGAGATGGAAGAGCTGGCAGTCATGGGGATCGTTGAAGTATTAGGACGCTTGCCCCGTTTGTTGAAAATCCGCAAAGATTTAACAGCACGATTTACCGCGTTGAAGCCGGATGTCTTTGTTGGTATCGATGCCCCGGATTTTAACATCACGTTGGAAGGGCGATTGAAACAGCGAGGGATTAGGACGATTCATTACGTTAGTCCATCAGTATGGGCGTGGCGTCAGAAACGGGTTTTCAAAATCGGCCGGGCAACGGATCTGGTACTGGCATTTTTGCCATTTGAAAAAGCGTTCTATGATCGATTTAGCGTTCCATGCAAATTTATTGGCCACACGATGGCTGATTCGATGCCACTGCAAACGGATAAAATGGCAGCCCGGGAGGCTTTGGGTGTTCCCTTAAATGCCCATTGTCTAGCGATACTGCCGGGTAGCCGCCATGCAGAAGTTGAGATGTTGAGTGCTGATTTTCTTAGAACCGTGCAGTTGCTGAGGAAAATTCTTCCTGATCTGCATGTATTGGTTCCATTGGTGAATGCCAAGCGGCATCAGCAGTTTCAGCGTATTAAAGATGAGATTGCGCCGGATTTATCTGTCCATATGTTGGACGGTAACGCCGGTAAAGCCATGATCGCCAGTGATGCGACTTTACTGGCCTCAGGTACGGCTGCGCTGGAGTGTATGCTGGCCAAATGCCCGATGGTGGTGGGCTACAGAATGAAACCTTTTACATTCTGGCTGGCAAAGCGGCTGGTGAAAACGCCGTATGTTTCTCTGCCTAACCTGCTGGCAGGCAAAGAATTAGTTAAAGAACTATTACAGGACGAATGTGAGCCACAAGCATTGTCTGAGGCATTGTTGCCTCTCTTGCAAGGTGGTGCTGATGTGGAAGCGTTGAAACAAACGTTTCTGCATTTGCATGAAAGCATTCGCTGTGATGCCGATGAACAAGCTGCACAAGCGGTTCTGGAATTAGCGAGAAGATAATGGATTTTGTTTATCCTCAGGCGAATTTGATTGCCGGTGTTGATGAAGTTGGGCGTGGCCCACTGGTCGGGGCAGTGGTTACTGCGGCAGTTATTCTTGATCCTGCCAAACCGATTACAGGCTTGATGGATTCGAAAAAACTTACAGAAAAGCGGCGTGAAGCACTTTATCTGGAAATTAAAGAAAAGGCGCTGTGCTGGAGCCTTGGTCGCGCTGAACCAGAAGAAATTGATCAACTCAATATTCTCCACGCTACCATGCTTGCCATGCAGCGAGCGGTGGAAGGTTTAGCTATCACACCGGATTATGTCCTGATTGATGGGAACCGTTGTCCCGCATTGCCGATGTCGGCACTGGCGGTGATCAAGGGGGATAGTCTGGTGGCGGAAATAAGCGCTGCTTCTATTTTGGCAAAAGTGACACGTGACAGAGAAATGGCTGAGTTGGGTAAGCAATTTCCTGATTATGGTTTCGCGCAACACAAAGGTTATCCGACCGCTTTGCATCTGGAAAAACTGGCTTTGCTGGGCGCTACGGAACATCATCGTAAAAGCTTTGCGCCGGTCAAACGAGCGCTGGGTCTTGGATAAGTAATCTGGGCAAACTATGACAGAACCACGTTTTGTACACTTACGTGTTCACAGCGACTATTCAATGATTGACGGTTTAGCCAAAACAGGGTCACTGATAAAAAAAGTGGCTAAATTGGATATGCCTGCTTTTGCGATCACTGATTTTACTAACCTGTGCGGCTTGGTGAAATTCTATGGCAGTGCCCATAGTGCAGGTATCAAGCCGATTATAGGCGCTGATTTTTATGTGGAAAGTGATCTGCTGGGGGATGAATATGCCCATCTGACGATCCTTGCCCGTAATAACGAAGGTTATCAAAACCTAACCTTTTTGATCTCCGAAGCTTATCAGAAAGGCTATGGTGCGATTGGTCCGACGATCAAACAAGAATGGCTGATAAAATACAAAGCCGGCTTGATTCTTCTGTCTGGTGGGCGAATGGGGGATGTCGGCAAATTCTTACTGCGCGGAAATCGGGCGATGGCGGATCAGTGCCTCGATTTCTATCAGGAACATTTTCCGGACAGCTATTACCTTGAATTGATCCGTACAGGACGTCAAGACGAAGAAAATTATCTTCATGCTGCCGTCGAAGTGGCAGCAGAAAAAAACTTACCTGTTGTGGCAACTAATGACGTTTGTTTCCTGGAAAGTGACGACTTTGAAGCCCATGAGATTCGGGTTGCCATTCATGATGGCTATACGATGGCTGATCCAAAACGCCCTAAAAACTATAGCCCTCAGCAGTATCTGCGCAGTGAACAGGAGATGTGTGAGCTATTCTCTGACATTCCTGAAGCGCTGCAAAATAGTGTCGAAATTGCTAAACGCTGCAATGTGACTATTCGTCTCGGTGAATATTTCCTGCCACAGTTTCCAACAGGGGATATGAGCACTGAAGACTATCTGGTTGAAAAGTCGAAGCAAGGCCTGGAAGATCGTCTGAATTTTCTCTATCCCGATCCGCAAATCAGAGCGGAAAAACGTTCCGAATACGATGAGCGTCTGGATATAGAGCTGGAAGTTATCAACCAAATGGGCTTCCCCGGCTATTTTCTGATCGTGATGGAATTTATCCAATGGTCGAAAGATAATGGCGTACCCGTAGGGCCGGGGCGTGGTTCCGGTGCGGGTTCCCTTGTCGCCTACGCCTTGAAAATTACCGATATTGACCCGTTGGCATTTGACTTGCTGTTCGAACGTTTCCTCAACCCTGAACGTATTTCGATGCCTGACTTTGACGTCGATTTCTGTATGGAAAAACGTGATCAGGTGATTGACCACGTTGCGGATATGTACGGGCGGGATGCGGTATCGCAGATCATCACTTTCGGTACGATGGCGGCAAAAGCCGTTATTCGTGACGTTGGGCGTGTATTGGGGCACCCATATGGCTTTGTTGATCGAATATCGAAACTAGTGCCTCCTGATCCTGGCATGACGTTGGAAAAGGCATTTGCGGCTGAACCTCAATTGCCTGAAATTTACGAGGCGGATGAAGAAGTCAGGGTGCTGATTGACATGGCTCGCAAATTGGAAGGTGTCACCCGTAACGCCGGTAAACATGCGGGTGGTGTGGTCATTGCCCCGACCAAGATCACTGATTTTTCACCGATTTACTGTGATCCGGAAGGCCTGAACCCCGTCACTCAGTTTGATAAGAACGATGTGGAATATGCGGGTCTGGTGAAGTTTGACTTCCTTGGCCTGAGAACCTTGACCATTATCAACTGGGCGCTTGATATGGTGAACGCCCGTCGTACTCATAAAAATCTGGAACCGATTGATATTACGGCAATTCCGCTGGATGACCAGATAAGTTTCGATATGCTGCAACGCTCTGAAACTACGGCGGTGTTCCAACTTGAATCCCGTGGGATGAAAGATCTGATCAAACGCCTGCGTCCCGACTGTTTCGAAGATATGATCGCATTAGTGGCGCTGTTCCGTCCGGGGCCATTACAATCCGGTATGGTGGATAACTTTATCGACCGTAAACACGGGCGGGAAGAGCTTTCATACCCAGATGTTGAGTGGCAGCACGAATCCTTGAAGCCCGTACTGGAGCCAACATACGGTATTATTCTGTATCAGGAACAGGTGATGCAGATTGCTCAGGTGCTGGCAGGTTATACCCTCGGTGGTGCAGATATGCTCCGTCGCGCAATGGGTAAGAAGCAGCCGGAAGAGATGGCTAAACAGCGCTCGGTATTTGAAGAGGGCGCGATAAGCCAAGGTATTAATGGCGAACTCGCCATAAAAATCTTCGATTTGGTGGAAAAATTCGCGGGTTATGGTTTCAACAAATCTCACTCTGCTGCCTATGCGTTAGTTTCTTATCAAACCTTATGGTTAAAAGCTCATTATCCGGCAGAATTTATGGCGGCCGTGATGACGGCGGATATGGATAACACAGAAAAAGTCGTTGGGCTGGTGGATGAATGCTGGCGCATGGGGCTTAAGGTTTTACCACCGGATATCAACAGTGGTCTGTATCATTTCCATGTCAATGACGAAAGCGAAATTGTTTACGGCATTGGTGCGATTAAAGGTGTGGGTGAAGGGCCGATTGAAGCAATCCTCGAAGCACGTCAAAAAGAGGGGCATTTCAAAGAACTGTTTGATCTGTGTGCGCGTGTTGATACCAAAAAGCTGAACCGTCGTGTGATGGAAAAGCTGATTATGTCAGGAGCGTTTGACAGGCTGGGACCACATCGTGCGGCCTTGATGTCTTCGTTGGAAGACGCGTTGAAAGCGGCTGATCAACATGCTAAAGCAGAAGCCATTGGCCAGACAGATATGTTTGGTGTGCTGGCTGAAAAACCAGAGCAGGTTGAGCTTTCATATGCCAGTACACCGAAATGGCCAGAACAAGTCGTGTTAGATGGTGAGAGGGAAACGCTGGGGTTGTATTTAACGGGTCACCCGATCACAAGTTATTTGAAAGAGATTGAACGATATACGAATGGATTGCGTCTAAAAGATGTGAGCCCGACACCTCGTGGTCAAGTCACGACTGTGGTAGGTTTGGTGCTGGCATCCAAAATCTTGACAACCAAACGAGGCAATCGGATTGGCATCTGTACTTTGGATGATCGTTCAGGACGGCTGGAAATCATGCTGTTTTCTGATGCACTGGAAAGGTATCAGCATTTATTGGAACAGGACAAAATTTTAATTGCTACCGGGCAAGTCAGCTTTGATGACTTCAGCGGCGGCCTTAAAATGACAGTCCGTGAATTAATGGATATCAGTGAGGCGCGTGAAAAATTTGCACGCGGGATAGCTATCTCGTTATCAGACAGGCAAATTAATAAACAATTATTTAATCGTCTCCGTGGCGTATTGGAGCCGCATCGTTCAGGTACGATACCAGTTCATCTTTATTACCAGCGGGTAGATGCCCGTGCCCGTTTACGATTCGGTGCAACATGGCGGGTAACGCCGACGGATACCCTTTTGACAGATCTGCGAACTCTGCTGGGTAACGAGCAGGTAGAATTAGAATTTGACTAAAATAGGAACGTTATGAGTCTGAATTTTCTGGATTTTGAACAGCCGATTGCCGAGTTGGAAGCGAAAATTGATTCGCTCACCGCAGTTAGCCGTCAAGATGAAAAGCTAGATATAAATCTGGATGAAGAGGTCCAGCGTCTGCGAGAAAAAAGCCTTGAATTAACCCGCAAGATTTTCTCTGATCTGGGGGCATGGCAAATATCTCAACTGTCACGTCACCCGCTCCGTCCCTATACGCTGGATTATATTCAGCGCGTTTTTACTGACTTTGAAGAGCTGGCGGGTGATCGTGCCTATGCGGATGACAAGGCGATAGTTGCTGGTTTGGCACGGCTTGATGGGCGTCCGGTCATGGTGATTGGTCATCAGAAAGGCCGTGAGACAAAAGAAAAGATCCGCCGTAACTTTGGTATGCCATCGCCAGAAGGTTATCGCAAGGCGTTGAGATTGATGGAGTTGGCAGAGCGTTTCAAACTGCCGATCATTACCTTTATTGATACTCCTGGCGCGTATCCGGGCGTAGGGGCTGAAGAGCGTGGACAATCAGAAGCCATTGCCC
Coding sequences within it:
- the accA gene encoding acetyl-CoA carboxylase carboxyl transferase subunit alpha; translation: MSLNFLDFEQPIAELEAKIDSLTAVSRQDEKLDINLDEEVQRLREKSLELTRKIFSDLGAWQISQLSRHPLRPYTLDYIQRVFTDFEELAGDRAYADDKAIVAGLARLDGRPVMVIGHQKGRETKEKIRRNFGMPSPEGYRKALRLMELAERFKLPIITFIDTPGAYPGVGAEERGQSEAIARNLREMSRLSVPVICTVIGEGGSGGALALSVGDKVNMLQYSTFSTISPEGCASILWKSAEKAPLAAEAMGNTAPRLKELKLIDSVIPEPLGGAHRNYDAIAQALKAQLLADFADLDHLNSEELVNRRYERLMQYGYC
- the rnhB gene encoding ribonuclease HII, with the translated sequence MDFVYPQANLIAGVDEVGRGPLVGAVVTAAVILDPAKPITGLMDSKKLTEKRREALYLEIKEKALCWSLGRAEPEEIDQLNILHATMLAMQRAVEGLAITPDYVLIDGNRCPALPMSALAVIKGDSLVAEISAASILAKVTRDREMAELGKQFPDYGFAQHKGYPTALHLEKLALLGATEHHRKSFAPVKRALGLG
- the dnaE gene encoding DNA polymerase III subunit alpha, coding for MTEPRFVHLRVHSDYSMIDGLAKTGSLIKKVAKLDMPAFAITDFTNLCGLVKFYGSAHSAGIKPIIGADFYVESDLLGDEYAHLTILARNNEGYQNLTFLISEAYQKGYGAIGPTIKQEWLIKYKAGLILLSGGRMGDVGKFLLRGNRAMADQCLDFYQEHFPDSYYLELIRTGRQDEENYLHAAVEVAAEKNLPVVATNDVCFLESDDFEAHEIRVAIHDGYTMADPKRPKNYSPQQYLRSEQEMCELFSDIPEALQNSVEIAKRCNVTIRLGEYFLPQFPTGDMSTEDYLVEKSKQGLEDRLNFLYPDPQIRAEKRSEYDERLDIELEVINQMGFPGYFLIVMEFIQWSKDNGVPVGPGRGSGAGSLVAYALKITDIDPLAFDLLFERFLNPERISMPDFDVDFCMEKRDQVIDHVADMYGRDAVSQIITFGTMAAKAVIRDVGRVLGHPYGFVDRISKLVPPDPGMTLEKAFAAEPQLPEIYEADEEVRVLIDMARKLEGVTRNAGKHAGGVVIAPTKITDFSPIYCDPEGLNPVTQFDKNDVEYAGLVKFDFLGLRTLTIINWALDMVNARRTHKNLEPIDITAIPLDDQISFDMLQRSETTAVFQLESRGMKDLIKRLRPDCFEDMIALVALFRPGPLQSGMVDNFIDRKHGREELSYPDVEWQHESLKPVLEPTYGIILYQEQVMQIAQVLAGYTLGGADMLRRAMGKKQPEEMAKQRSVFEEGAISQGINGELAIKIFDLVEKFAGYGFNKSHSAAYALVSYQTLWLKAHYPAEFMAAVMTADMDNTEKVVGLVDECWRMGLKVLPPDINSGLYHFHVNDESEIVYGIGAIKGVGEGPIEAILEARQKEGHFKELFDLCARVDTKKLNRRVMEKLIMSGAFDRLGPHRAALMSSLEDALKAADQHAKAEAIGQTDMFGVLAEKPEQVELSYASTPKWPEQVVLDGERETLGLYLTGHPITSYLKEIERYTNGLRLKDVSPTPRGQVTTVVGLVLASKILTTKRGNRIGICTLDDRSGRLEIMLFSDALERYQHLLEQDKILIATGQVSFDDFSGGLKMTVRELMDISEAREKFARGIAISLSDRQINKQLFNRLRGVLEPHRSGTIPVHLYYQRVDARARLRFGATWRVTPTDTLLTDLRTLLGNEQVELEFD
- the lpxD gene encoding UDP-3-O-(3-hydroxymyristoyl)glucosamine N-acyltransferase; its protein translation is MVSIRLADLAQQLNAQLHGDGDIVITSIAPMYSANSEQITFLSDSRYTDKLAECQAAAVVLRESDLTHCKVAALVVDNPYLAYARMAQIMDTTPQPAQDIHPSAVIFSEVQLGKNVAVGANAVVESGVILGDNVIVGAGCFIGKNTRIGAGTRLWANVSVYHNVEIGEQCLIQSGTVIGSDGFGYANDRGNWIKIPQLGSVVIGDRVEIGASTTIDRGALDNTVIGNGVIIDNQCQIAHNVIIGDNTAVAGGVTMAGSLKIGRYCMIGGASVINGHIEICDKVTVTGMGMVMRPITEPGVYSSGIPLQPNKVWRKTAALVMNINEMNKRLKSVERQREGENE
- the fabZ gene encoding 3-hydroxyacyl-ACP dehydratase FabZ, whose amino-acid sequence is MSDNRTLQIEEILDLLPHRYPFLLVDRVLDFEEGKFLRAVKNVSFNEPFFQGHFPGKPIFPGVLILEAMAQATGILAFKSVGSLAPGELYYFAAIDGARFKRPVLPGDQMVLEVEFIKERRGVARFKGVAKVDGEVACEAEMMCARRREA
- the lpxA gene encoding acyl-ACP--UDP-N-acetylglucosamine O-acyltransferase gives rise to the protein MIDQTAVIHPSSIVEEGAVIGGNVRIGPFCYIGSQVEIGEGTEVKSHVVINGITKIGRDNQIYQFASIGEVNQDLKYQGEPTRVEIGDRNRIRESASIHRGTVQGGGLTKIGSDNLLMINTHIAHDCMIGDRCIIANNGTLGGHVILGDYVIIGGMTAVHQFCQIGSHVMVGGCSGVAQDVPPYVIAQGNHATPFGLNIEGLKRRGFDKESLHAIRNAYKALYRSGRTLEEARIEIELQTANNPHVKAFSDFLENSAKSSRGIIR
- the skp gene encoding molecular chaperone Skp, encoding MKKVLCAASFGIALAFSAGVQAADKIGVVNVGEIIQKLPAREAAVKQLDSEFKGRISELQSMEADMQTKVQKLQRDGSTMKASERTKLEKEVMAQRNDYAQKAQSLDNDSRRRQMEEQNKLLTRIHDAVKVVAGKEGYDVVLDANTVLYSVSGKDITADVLKQVK
- the lpxB gene encoding lipid-A-disaccharide synthase, which codes for MKDTPLATFSSVNNQRPLTIALVAGETSGDILGAGLIRALKAQIPDAHFVGVAGPLMQAEGCEAWYEMEELAVMGIVEVLGRLPRLLKIRKDLTARFTALKPDVFVGIDAPDFNITLEGRLKQRGIRTIHYVSPSVWAWRQKRVFKIGRATDLVLAFLPFEKAFYDRFSVPCKFIGHTMADSMPLQTDKMAAREALGVPLNAHCLAILPGSRHAEVEMLSADFLRTVQLLRKILPDLHVLVPLVNAKRHQQFQRIKDEIAPDLSVHMLDGNAGKAMIASDATLLASGTAALECMLAKCPMVVGYRMKPFTFWLAKRLVKTPYVSLPNLLAGKELVKELLQDECEPQALSEALLPLLQGGADVEALKQTFLHLHESIRCDADEQAAQAVLELARR